One Rosa chinensis cultivar Old Blush chromosome 3, RchiOBHm-V2, whole genome shotgun sequence DNA window includes the following coding sequences:
- the LOC112192351 gene encoding mannosylglycoprotein endo-beta-mannosidase isoform X1, which yields MAAAAIGKTKLHSGWLGTRDRDVTVTGVQLTTTHPPSLGSKSPWVEAVVPGTVLATLVKSKELPDPFYGMENESIIDIADSGRQWYTFWYFTTFQCKLSGTQHLDLNFRGINYYAEVYLNGHKKDIPRGMFQRHSLDVTDIVRDGENLLAVVVYPPDHPGSIPPQGGQGGDHEIGKDVTTQYVQGWDWMCPIRDRNTGIWDEVSIYVTGPVKILDPHLVSSFYDNYKRVYLHATTELENRSTSIADCSLNIQVTTELEGNICLVEHLQTQHLSIPAGSRVQYTFPELFFYKPNLWWPNGMGKQALYNVVITVDVKGYGESDLWSQLFGFRKIESHIDDATGGRLFKVNGQPIFIRGGNWILSDGLLRLSEKRYKTDIKFHADMNFNMIRCWGGGLAERPEFYYYCDIYGLLVWQEFWITGDVDGRGAPVSNPNGPLDHDLFLLCARDTVKLLRNHPSLALWVGGNEQIPPDDINKALKQDLRLHPHFENSINGSGEYVENLKSVSKDPSQYLDGTRIYIQGSMWDGFANGKGDYTDGPYEIQNPEDFFKDDFYKYGFNPEVGSVGMPVAATIRATMLPEAWQIPLFNKVSDDYEEVPNPVWEYHKYIPYSKPGKVHDQILLYGFPKDLDDFCLQAQLANYIQYRALLEGWTSRMWSKYTGLLIWKTQNPWTGLRGQFYDHLLDQTAGFYGCRCAAEPIHVQLNLATYYIEVVNTTSEELSDIAIEASVWDLDGTCPYYKVHENLSMPPKRTVPIAEMKYPKSRNPKPVYFLLLKLYHKSNFRIISRNFYWLHLSGGDYKLLEPYRKKRVPLKIISEVFIKGTTYEMHMNVKNTSVKPPPKTLTYQNHFTPKLGDGDFDIHSVEPKPDGADEKHEVGFLQKIYRHFTKETDGLRVAEINGSDVGVAFFLHFSVHGVKKDHKEGEDTRILPVHYTDNYFSLVPGESMPIKITFEVPPGVTPRLTLQGWNYHGAHRVH from the exons ATGGCGGCGGCGGCGATCGGGAAGACGAAGCTGCACTCGGGCTGGCTCGGCACCCGGGACAGGGATGTCACCGTCACTGGCGTCCAGCTCACCACCACTCACCCTCCGTCTCTGGGCTCCAAATCTCCTTGGGTGGAAGCCGTCGTTCCGGGAac TGTTTTGGCAACCTTGGTGAAGAGCAAAGAATTGCCGGATCCGTTCTACGGCATGGAAAATGAGTCAATCATAGATATTGCTGATTCAGGGAGGCAGTGGTACACATTTTGGTACTTTACAACATTTCAGTGTAAGCTG TCAGGTACTCAGCACCTGGATCTGAATTTCCGTGGAATCAATTACTATGCAGAGGTATATTTGAATGGGCACAAAAAGGACATCCCAAGAGGGATGTTTCAAAGGCATTCTCTAGATGTCACTGATATAGTACGTGACGGTGAAAATTTGCTTGCTGTTGTCGTTTACCCCCCAGATCATCCTGGGAGTATTCCTCCTCAGGGTGGGCAAGGTGGTGATCATGAG ATTGGGAAAGATGTGACCACACAATACGTGCAGGGTTGGGATTGGATGTGTCCTATAAG GGATAGAAACACCGGCATATGGGATGAAGTGTCAATTTATGTAACAGGG CCAGTGAAAATATTAGATCCCCACTTGGTTTCATCATTTTATGACAATTACAAGAGGGTGTATTTGCATGCAACGACTGAGTTGGAAAATAGAAGTACCTCCATTGCCGATTGTTCTTTGAATATCCAAGTTACAACAGAACTTGAAGGAAACATTTGTTTAGTCGAGCATCTTCAGACTCAGCATCTGTCAATCCCTGCTGGATCGCGGGTGCAATATACATTTCCTGAG CTCTTCTTCTACAAGCCAAATTTATGGTGGCCAAATGGTATGGGAAAGCAAGCCTTGTACAATGTTGTTATTACTGTTGATGTAAAGGGATATGGAGAGTCTGATTTGTGGAGCCAATTATTTGGATTCCGCAAAATCGAGAGCCACATTGATGATGCCACCGGTGGAAG GTTGTTCAAGGTCAATGGTCAGCCTATTTTCATTCGTGGTGGTAATTGGATATTGTCAGATGGCCTCCTACGGCTTTCAGAAAAGCGTTACAAAACAGACATCAAGTTTCATGCAGATATGAATTTTAACATGATCCGATGTTGGGGTGGTGGACTGGCTGAGAGGCCAGAATTTTATTATTACTGTGATATTTATGGCCTGTTG GTCTGGCAAGAATTTTGGATTACTGGAGATGTAGATGGACGAGGTGCCCCGGTATCAAATCCAAACGGTCCACTGGACCATGATCTTTTCTTGCTATGTGCAAGAGATACTGTCAAGCTTCTAAGGAACCATCCAAGTCTCGCTCTTTGGGTGGGAGGAAATGAACAAATCCCACCCGATGACATCAACAAAGCTTTGAAACAGGACCTCAGGCTCCATCCACATTTTGAAAATTCCATAAATGGTAGTGGTGAGTATGTTGAAAATTTGAAGTCAGtgtcaaaggatccaagccaaTATCTGGATGGTACACGCATTTACATACAAGGATCAATGTGGGATGGATTTGCAAATGGAAAGGGGGACTACACTGACGGCCCTTATGAAATCCAAAATCCTGAAGACTTCTTTAAGGATGATTTTTACAAATATGGGTTCAATCCTGAGGTTGGTTCAGTAGGTATGCCTGTTGCAGCTACCATCAGAGCGACAATGCTTCCAGAAGCATGGCAGATCCCTTTGTTCAACAAAGTTTCTGATGATTATGAAGAAGTTCCAAACCCTGTCTGGGAATACCATAAATACATACCTTATTCAAAACCAGGCAAGGTTCATGACCAGATTTTACTCTATGGGTTTCCAAAGGATCTTGATGACTTTTGCTTACAG GCTCAGCTTGCTAACTATATTCAGTATAGAGCTCTACTGGAGGGTTGGACTTCCCGCATGTGGAGTAAATACACCGGTCTTTTGATTTGGAAAACACAGAATCCTTGGACAGGTCTTAGAGGTCAATTTTACGATCATCTTCTTGACCAAACAGCAGGTTTCTATGGCTGTCGCTGTGCTGCAGAGCCAATACACGTCCAACTTAACTTGGCTACTTATTATATAGAG GTTGTAAATACTACATCAGAGGAATTATCGGACATTGCTATTGAAGCATCAGTGTGGGATCTGGATGGAACATGCCCATACTACAAAGTTCATGAAAATCTGTCAATGCCGCCAAAAAGAACAGTACCGATTGCTGAGATGAAATATCCAAAATCTAGAAACCCAAAACCTGTGtactttcttcttctcaaaCTGTATCACAAGTCAAATTTTCGCATTATCTCCAGGAACTTTTACTGGTTGCATCTTTCTGGTGGGGATTACAAGCTGTTAGAACCATACCGAAAGAAAAGAGTTCCACTCAAGATTATATCTGAGGTCTTCATCAAAGGAACCACCTACGAAATGCACATGAATGTGAAGAACACATCTGTGAAACCACCGCCTAAAACTTTAACCTATCAGAATCATTTCACCCCTAAACTTGGTGATGGTGATTTTGATATCCACTCAGTGGAGCCTAAACCTGATGGAGCAGACGAAAAACATGAAGTTGGTTTTCTACAGAAGATATATAGGCATTTTACGAAGGAAACTGATGGTTTGAGGGTTGCTGAAATCAATGGCTCTGATGTTGGTGTTGCCTTCTTCCTTCATTTTTCTGTTCATGGAGTAAAGAAGGACCATAAGGAAGGAGAAGACACAAGAATTCTTCCTGTTCATTACACTGACAACTACTTCTCACTGGTGCCAGGTGAGTCCATGCCCATCAAGATCACTTTTGAGGTCCCTCCTGGTGTGACCCCCCGACTTACTCTTCAAGGATGGAATTATCATGGTGCCCATAGAGTCCATTGA
- the LOC112193790 gene encoding long chain acyl-CoA synthetase 6, peroxisomal yields the protein MESHAPQRRLHAVQSHLLPPTADDPQPLLQANLTAGDYAHGKGYSVVLPEKLQTGKWNVYRSARSPFELVTRFAKHPEIETLHDNFVRSAETFRDHKYLGTRIRPDGTVGEYKWMTYGETATVREALGSGLRLNGIQKGASVGVFFINRPEWLIVDHACSAYSFISVPLYDTLGPDAVKYVVNHANVQAIFCSVENLKTLLSFISEIPSVALIVVVGWADEHLRSLPSITGVKLMSYLELLSQGRSSLQPFCPPSPEDVATICYTSGTTGTPKGVVLTHGNLISSCAGFSRAVQFISSDIYISYLPLAHIYERAIQIALLYYGSACGFYQGETLKLMDDLAALRPTIFSSVPRLYNQIYAGITNAVKTSGILKERLFRAAYNSKKQSMMSGSTSSPMWDRLVFNKIKAKLGGRIRLMSSGASPLSPDVMDFLRVCFGCEVIEGYGMTETSCVISMTDEGDTLTGHVGSPNAACEVKLVDVPEMNYTSEDQPYPRGEICVRGPIVFQGYYKDENQTKEVIDVEGWLHTGDIGLWLPGGRLKIIDRKKNIFKLAQGEYIAPEKIENVYAKCQFVAQCFVYGDSFKSCLVAIVAVDPNVLKEWAASEGIKYEDLRQLCNNPRVRSAVLADMDAIGKEAQLRGFEFAKAVTLVPEPFTVDNGLLTPTFKIKRPQAKAHFAEAISNMYSELSKSDVVTKKIG from the exons ATGGAATCGCATGCGCCTCAGCGTCGCCTCCACGCCGTTCAGTCCCACCTACTCCCTCCCACCGCCGACGATCCTCAACCCCTCCTTCAGGCCAACCTCACCGCCGGCGACTATGCTCACG GGAAGGGCTACAGTGTGGTACTCCCGGAGAAATTGCAAACAGGAAAATGGAATGTGTACAG ATCTGCACGATCGCCTTTCGAGCTTGTAACTCGTTTTGCTAAGCATCCGGAGATTGAGACATTGCACGACAACTTTGT ACGTTCGGCTGAAACTTTCAGAGATCACAAGTATTTGGGTACACGAATTCGGCCTGATGGAACTGTTGGAGA GTACAAATGGATGACATATGGAGAAACAGCAACAGTTAGGGAAGCATTAGGTTCCGGCCTACGATTGAATGGGATACAAAAA GGAGCTTCTGTGGGAGTTTTTTTCATAAACAGACCAGAGTGGTTGATTGTGGATCATGCTTGTTCTGCATATTCGTTCATCTCAGTTCCTTTATACGATACTCTTG GACCTGATGCAGTCAAGTATGTTGTGAATCATGCCAATGTACAAGCAATCTTTTGTTCCGTAGAGAATCTGAAAACA TTGTTAAGCTTCATTTCAGAGATCCCATCTGTAGCTCTTATAGTG GTTGTGGGATGGGCAGATGAACACTTGCGTTCCCTTCCATCTATAACTGGAGTGAAACTTATGTCATATTTAGAGCTTCTCAGTCAG GGCCGCAGTAGTCTACAGCCTTTTTGCCCTCCTAGTCCGGAAGATGTTGCAACCATCTGCTACACAAGTGGTACAACTGGAACACCAAAG GGTGTTGTGTTGACTCATGGAAACTTAATTTCAAGTTGTGCTGGATTCAGTCGTGCAGTGCAATTCATTTCATCTGATAT TTACATATCCTATCTTCCTTTGGCACACATCTATGAGCGAGCTATTCAAATTGCCTTACTGTACTACGGTAGTGCTTGTGGTTTCTACCAGGGG GAAACTCTGAAACTGATGGATGACCTGGCTGCATTAAGACCTACAATTTTTTCCAGTGTTCCACGGTTGTACAATCAAATATATGCTGG AATTACAAATGCTGTTAAAACATCGGGGATTCTAAAGGAGAGACTATTCAGAGCCGCCTACAATTCTAAGAAGCAGTCCATGATGAGTG GTTCAACATCATCACCAATGTGGGACAGATTGGTTTTTAATAAAATCAAGGCAAAGCTTGGAGGACGAATCCGTTTAATGTCATCTGGTGCTTCACCCTTGTCCCCTGATGTCATGGACTTCCTTAGGGT GTGCTTTGGTTGTGAAGTAATTGAAGGATATGGTATGACAGAGACTTCATGTGTCATAAGCATGACCGATGAGGGTGACACATTAACTGGCCATGTTGGTTCCCCCAATGCAGCCTGTG AAGTAAAACTGGTCGATGTCCCTGAAATGAATTACACTTCTGAGGACCAGCCATATCCTCGTGGGGAAATCTGTGTCCGGGGTCCCATTGTCTTCCAAGGCTACTACAAAGACGAAAACCAGAC GAAGGAAGTAATTGATGTTGAAGGTTGGCTGCATACTGGAGACATTGGTTTGTGGTTACCTGGAGGCCGGCTTAAGATCATTGATAG GAAAAAGAACATCTTCAAGTTGGCACAGGGTGAGTATATAGCACCAGAGAAGATTGAGAATGTCTATGCCAAGTGCCAATTTGTTGCTCAATGTTTTGTATACG GTGATAGCTTCAAGTCTTGTCTAGTAGCTATAGTTGCAGTGGATCCGAATGTATTGAAAGAGTGGGCTGCTTCTGAAGGCATAAAG TACGAAGATCTCAGACAATTGTGCAATAATCCAAGAGTAAGGTCTGCTGTTTTGGCTGACATGGATGCCATTGGAAAGGAGGCTCAG TTGAGAGGTTTTGAATTTGCAAAAGCTGTAACTTTAGTTCCTGAACCATTCACAGTAGATAATGGCCTTCTCACTCCAACCTTCAAG ATCAAGAGGCCTCAAGCAAAGGCACACTTTGCCGAAGCAATATCAAACATGTATTCTGAGCTTTCCAAATCTGATGTTGTAACGAAAAAAATTGGATGA
- the LOC112195351 gene encoding probable aldo-keto reductase 1 produces MTEVEGVRIPRVQLGNQGFEVSKLGFGCRRLTGTYNEAVVSEEFALSIIKHAFIKGITFFDTADLYGPHTNEVLVGKALKQLPRDKVQLATKFGIVRIEPDETRIINGTPEYVRSCCEASLKRLDVDYIDLYYQHRVDTSVPIEDTMGELKKLVEEGKIKYIGLSEASPETIRRAHAVHPITAIQMEWSLWSREIEEKFVPLCRELGIGIVPYHPLGRGFLAVDGLPEDSFLRSTPRCQGDNLKKNKILQGKVQNLAEKYGCTPAQLALAWLIDQPNVCCVPGTTKTINIDANVGSVRVNLSKEDIQEISEAIPINAAAGYRLPDYLLSCLWQFADTPPKASKPCNQKKPT; encoded by the exons atgacTGAGGTTGAGGGAGTCCGAATTCCGAGAGTGCAACTAGGAAATCAAGGATTTGAG GTTTCCAAGCTGGGATTTGGGTGTAGACGGCTTACTGGGACATACAATGAAGCTGTAGTCAGTGAAGAGTTTGCATTATCAATCATCAAGCACGCATTCATTAAAGGAATAACATTCTTTGACACAGCAGATCTCTATGGACCACATACCAATGAAGTTTTAGTTGGAAAG GCATTGAAGCAGTTGCCTAGAGATAAAGTTCAGTTGGCTACAAAGTTTGGCATTGTAAGAATTGAGCCTGATGAAACTAGGATAATTAATGGGACTCCTGAGTATGTCCGCTCCTGTTGTGAGGCTAGCCTAAAGCGCCTTGATGTTGACTATATTGATCTTTACTATCAGCACCGCGTAGACACATCAGTTCCAATAGAGGACACT ATGGGGGAACTAAAGAAACTGGTGGAAGAGGGGAAGATAAAATATATTGGATTATCTGAAGCTAGTCCAGAAACAATTCGGAGGGCACATGCAGTTCATCCCATTACGGCTATACAAATGGAGTGGTCTCTTTGGAGTCGCGAAATTGAGGAAAAATTTGTCCCACTTTGCAG GGAACTTGGAATTGGGATAGTGCCATACCACCCCCTTGGTCGTGGATTTTTAGCTGTAGATGGTCTACCTGAAGATAGCTTTTTG CGTTCAACTCCTCGTTGTCAAGGAGACAACCTCAAGAAAAATAAGATCCTTCAAGGTAAAGTACAGAACTTGGCTGAAAAATATGGATGCACCCCTGCACAACTAGCACTTGCGTGGCTCATTGATCAACCCAATGTCTGCTGTGTGCCTG GCACAACCAAGactataaatattgatgctaaTGTTGGTTCTGTGAGAGTGAATCTATCTAAAGAAGATATACAAGAGATATCTGAGGCAATACCTATCAACGCAGCGGCAGGGTACAGGCTACCGGACTACTTACTTTCCTGCCTTTGGCAGTTTGCAGATACACCACCAAAAGCTAGCAAGCCATGCAACCAAAAGAAGCCAACATAG
- the LOC112192351 gene encoding mannosylglycoprotein endo-beta-mannosidase isoform X2, with translation MLSIHLALLQSGTQHLDLNFRGINYYAEVYLNGHKKDIPRGMFQRHSLDVTDIVRDGENLLAVVVYPPDHPGSIPPQGGQGGDHEIGKDVTTQYVQGWDWMCPIRDRNTGIWDEVSIYVTGPVKILDPHLVSSFYDNYKRVYLHATTELENRSTSIADCSLNIQVTTELEGNICLVEHLQTQHLSIPAGSRVQYTFPELFFYKPNLWWPNGMGKQALYNVVITVDVKGYGESDLWSQLFGFRKIESHIDDATGGRLFKVNGQPIFIRGGNWILSDGLLRLSEKRYKTDIKFHADMNFNMIRCWGGGLAERPEFYYYCDIYGLLVWQEFWITGDVDGRGAPVSNPNGPLDHDLFLLCARDTVKLLRNHPSLALWVGGNEQIPPDDINKALKQDLRLHPHFENSINGSGEYVENLKSVSKDPSQYLDGTRIYIQGSMWDGFANGKGDYTDGPYEIQNPEDFFKDDFYKYGFNPEVGSVGMPVAATIRATMLPEAWQIPLFNKVSDDYEEVPNPVWEYHKYIPYSKPGKVHDQILLYGFPKDLDDFCLQAQLANYIQYRALLEGWTSRMWSKYTGLLIWKTQNPWTGLRGQFYDHLLDQTAGFYGCRCAAEPIHVQLNLATYYIEVVNTTSEELSDIAIEASVWDLDGTCPYYKVHENLSMPPKRTVPIAEMKYPKSRNPKPVYFLLLKLYHKSNFRIISRNFYWLHLSGGDYKLLEPYRKKRVPLKIISEVFIKGTTYEMHMNVKNTSVKPPPKTLTYQNHFTPKLGDGDFDIHSVEPKPDGADEKHEVGFLQKIYRHFTKETDGLRVAEINGSDVGVAFFLHFSVHGVKKDHKEGEDTRILPVHYTDNYFSLVPGESMPIKITFEVPPGVTPRLTLQGWNYHGAHRVH, from the exons ATGTTGTCTATACACTTGGCTCTTTTACAGTCAGGTACTCAGCACCTGGATCTGAATTTCCGTGGAATCAATTACTATGCAGAGGTATATTTGAATGGGCACAAAAAGGACATCCCAAGAGGGATGTTTCAAAGGCATTCTCTAGATGTCACTGATATAGTACGTGACGGTGAAAATTTGCTTGCTGTTGTCGTTTACCCCCCAGATCATCCTGGGAGTATTCCTCCTCAGGGTGGGCAAGGTGGTGATCATGAG ATTGGGAAAGATGTGACCACACAATACGTGCAGGGTTGGGATTGGATGTGTCCTATAAG GGATAGAAACACCGGCATATGGGATGAAGTGTCAATTTATGTAACAGGG CCAGTGAAAATATTAGATCCCCACTTGGTTTCATCATTTTATGACAATTACAAGAGGGTGTATTTGCATGCAACGACTGAGTTGGAAAATAGAAGTACCTCCATTGCCGATTGTTCTTTGAATATCCAAGTTACAACAGAACTTGAAGGAAACATTTGTTTAGTCGAGCATCTTCAGACTCAGCATCTGTCAATCCCTGCTGGATCGCGGGTGCAATATACATTTCCTGAG CTCTTCTTCTACAAGCCAAATTTATGGTGGCCAAATGGTATGGGAAAGCAAGCCTTGTACAATGTTGTTATTACTGTTGATGTAAAGGGATATGGAGAGTCTGATTTGTGGAGCCAATTATTTGGATTCCGCAAAATCGAGAGCCACATTGATGATGCCACCGGTGGAAG GTTGTTCAAGGTCAATGGTCAGCCTATTTTCATTCGTGGTGGTAATTGGATATTGTCAGATGGCCTCCTACGGCTTTCAGAAAAGCGTTACAAAACAGACATCAAGTTTCATGCAGATATGAATTTTAACATGATCCGATGTTGGGGTGGTGGACTGGCTGAGAGGCCAGAATTTTATTATTACTGTGATATTTATGGCCTGTTG GTCTGGCAAGAATTTTGGATTACTGGAGATGTAGATGGACGAGGTGCCCCGGTATCAAATCCAAACGGTCCACTGGACCATGATCTTTTCTTGCTATGTGCAAGAGATACTGTCAAGCTTCTAAGGAACCATCCAAGTCTCGCTCTTTGGGTGGGAGGAAATGAACAAATCCCACCCGATGACATCAACAAAGCTTTGAAACAGGACCTCAGGCTCCATCCACATTTTGAAAATTCCATAAATGGTAGTGGTGAGTATGTTGAAAATTTGAAGTCAGtgtcaaaggatccaagccaaTATCTGGATGGTACACGCATTTACATACAAGGATCAATGTGGGATGGATTTGCAAATGGAAAGGGGGACTACACTGACGGCCCTTATGAAATCCAAAATCCTGAAGACTTCTTTAAGGATGATTTTTACAAATATGGGTTCAATCCTGAGGTTGGTTCAGTAGGTATGCCTGTTGCAGCTACCATCAGAGCGACAATGCTTCCAGAAGCATGGCAGATCCCTTTGTTCAACAAAGTTTCTGATGATTATGAAGAAGTTCCAAACCCTGTCTGGGAATACCATAAATACATACCTTATTCAAAACCAGGCAAGGTTCATGACCAGATTTTACTCTATGGGTTTCCAAAGGATCTTGATGACTTTTGCTTACAG GCTCAGCTTGCTAACTATATTCAGTATAGAGCTCTACTGGAGGGTTGGACTTCCCGCATGTGGAGTAAATACACCGGTCTTTTGATTTGGAAAACACAGAATCCTTGGACAGGTCTTAGAGGTCAATTTTACGATCATCTTCTTGACCAAACAGCAGGTTTCTATGGCTGTCGCTGTGCTGCAGAGCCAATACACGTCCAACTTAACTTGGCTACTTATTATATAGAG GTTGTAAATACTACATCAGAGGAATTATCGGACATTGCTATTGAAGCATCAGTGTGGGATCTGGATGGAACATGCCCATACTACAAAGTTCATGAAAATCTGTCAATGCCGCCAAAAAGAACAGTACCGATTGCTGAGATGAAATATCCAAAATCTAGAAACCCAAAACCTGTGtactttcttcttctcaaaCTGTATCACAAGTCAAATTTTCGCATTATCTCCAGGAACTTTTACTGGTTGCATCTTTCTGGTGGGGATTACAAGCTGTTAGAACCATACCGAAAGAAAAGAGTTCCACTCAAGATTATATCTGAGGTCTTCATCAAAGGAACCACCTACGAAATGCACATGAATGTGAAGAACACATCTGTGAAACCACCGCCTAAAACTTTAACCTATCAGAATCATTTCACCCCTAAACTTGGTGATGGTGATTTTGATATCCACTCAGTGGAGCCTAAACCTGATGGAGCAGACGAAAAACATGAAGTTGGTTTTCTACAGAAGATATATAGGCATTTTACGAAGGAAACTGATGGTTTGAGGGTTGCTGAAATCAATGGCTCTGATGTTGGTGTTGCCTTCTTCCTTCATTTTTCTGTTCATGGAGTAAAGAAGGACCATAAGGAAGGAGAAGACACAAGAATTCTTCCTGTTCATTACACTGACAACTACTTCTCACTGGTGCCAGGTGAGTCCATGCCCATCAAGATCACTTTTGAGGTCCCTCCTGGTGTGACCCCCCGACTTACTCTTCAAGGATGGAATTATCATGGTGCCCATAGAGTCCATTGA